A stretch of DNA from Anopheles ziemanni chromosome 3, idAnoZiCoDA_A2_x.2, whole genome shotgun sequence:
AATTGTCGGCCCCGAGGAATGTTGGGGAACGTACCAGAAGATCAAGAACAATCGCCAAGCAAGATTAAAGGTAGTAAGTGTAATGTTATACCGCAAATGGAAACACATAATTTTCTTACTACTATTCAACAGATGAAATCGAGAAAGCGTAAACCGGAGGACAACATATGCCCAATCTGTAACAAAGCAACCCTCGACGACATAACGCTACACGTCGAGGCATGCCTAAGAAAGTCGGAAAGTGTGCGCAATGGCACCAGAACAACGGGGAACCATGGCAGTggggacgacgatgacgacgatgacgatgatgatgacgccaGTATCGACGTCGAGGGAGAATCCTTCGACACGTACGAATGGGCAGGACAGAAGCGCACCCGTGTCACCAGCCTGCTTGGGGCGGGAGCACACGCGAGTCTCGGTGTGCGTATCACAAATGCCGACGATACGGACGATGAGCTGAACGTGGACGGTGACGAAAGCCAAGTGTACGGACCCCCGCAGTACTCGGTGCGGGACGTGGTCGTTTCGGGTGACAGCAAATCTTCGGAAACGCTTCGGGAACTGGTGATTGGCAACGAACCACCGACGGTCAAGCGACCGGCCGACGATAACCCCGGCGAGGGAACGAGTAAACTGCAGACAGCACCGTTCCCGGCCGTTCGTCCGCCACTGGACGAAGCTATGGACGAACCGCTGAGACCGGGGGTTGAGCCCACGGAGAGTCGAGTGGTTGAATCGCTGAAGGCGAAAATACGCGAGTACGAGGGATACTTTCGAAACCGGCCAAAGTGTCTCATCTGTATGGACGATTTCCGGAAACCGGTCGTGTCCGTTTGCTGCTGGCATGTGTACTGCGAGGAGTGCTGGCTGCACACGCTGGGAGCGAAAAAGCTCTGTCCGCAGTGTAGCATGATCACCTCGCCGATCGATTTACGCCGGATTTACCTTTAGTGCGCGTCATAAGGCCATCAAAGCTGCCGGGTGAAATATAGCTGGTTAAACAATGCTCAGAAAGCTGGGCAGATGTGTTGCCAACTTAGTAACCCGTACGAGCATTGAAAGGTTTCACCAGACATTCAAAGCCTCTCTTTatgtaacaacaaaaaaacccaaacgaaccaaaacgaaacgaaaggcaGTGTAGCATGAGAAAACACTAACACTCTACCCATTGACAATGATACCGAGACAATAAGCGTACAGGCTTGAACTGCATGCATTAACAAAGAAGGATGGCAAGCATGAACTCACCGTAACTTAGTTGTAGGTCGTAATTTTAACAACTAacttaagaaaacaaaaatttactgCATCGAAACTCGTTCAATTGAACACACTTCAGTTTAATGCCGGATCGTTGCCGAAACGAATTTAAAACCACATTCCGACGATATGCATGCAACGTATTGTTTCTATCGAACGCGACAAATGTATTCTCGACCATTAAAACCCCCCTAATTACGTTTAACATTTTTCGTCTCCTTAACACTCGAATGACTGAAGTAAAGCGAGTTGAATAAcaataagataataaaaatagttGATGTTTTTGCTGAAGGAAcctagaaagaaaaaaaaaaaacagaagattCGGTAACTACAAACAGAATTTGCAAAACGGAattgtatatttttcttttattatctAAAATCTTCACTCCTGGCATTGAGCCTATTTTATTTGCTATCACTTAAAATTACCTAATTCTATTGGCAAAGAGAGagtttttgattcgttttctaCAAGAGCATTGTGCAGACACGAGTTTCTCCCTCctttaatttataaatatacAACTCTcctatttcatttcaatgtttaaaatttataagCTATTTTGTTTATGCTCTTCCGTTCCGCTTTGTACagag
This window harbors:
- the LOC131287495 gene encoding E3 ubiquitin-protein ligase RNF220, with the protein product MEVGESPEHSGRGFRQRKSKANPMCCPICGVTLRANEIDHHFAVEVDRLERILKPKKQTAYGGAGEDATYPSTSYSNGEGPSHASSNPSVSHSNGHGSEEATRIVGPEECWGTYQKIKNNRQARLKMKSRKRKPEDNICPICNKATLDDITLHVEACLRKSESVRNGTRTTGNHGSGDDDDDDDDDDDASIDVEGESFDTYEWAGQKRTRVTSLLGAGAHASLGVRITNADDTDDELNVDGDESQVYGPPQYSVRDVVVSGDSKSSETLRELVIGNEPPTVKRPADDNPGEGTSKLQTAPFPAVRPPLDEAMDEPLRPGVEPTESRVVESLKAKIREYEGYFRNRPKCLICMDDFRKPVVSVCCWHVYCEECWLHTLGAKKLCPQCSMITSPIDLRRIYL